The Fluviispira sanaruensis sequence AAGTGCAGTGCAAAAAACGGTTTCATTATTTTTAATTTCTCTTGGCTTGGGGCAATTTTTTTATGGACCTATTTCAGATAGGTTTGGTCGCAAAAAAGCACTGCTGTATGGTATGATTATATTCACTATCAGTAGTATTATGTGCGTATTTGCAGAAAGTATAGAATTTTTAATACTTGCTCGATTTATTCAAGGCTTTTCCTCTGCCTCTATTGCTGTGCTCTCAAAAGCAGTTTCAGTTGACTTGTATACAGGCGTTGAGCTTATGAAAGCGACAGCATGGGTCGGATTGGTTTGGGGCGTTTCACCCATTATTGCTCCTGTCATTGGTGCTTATCTCGATAAATTTGGCGGATGGCGTTTGCCTTTTATTGCCCTAAGTATTTATGGTTTTATTTCCTGTATCGTTATTCTTTTATTCATGCAAGAGACGAACACATCGCCGCAAAACTTAAATATTAAGAAAATTCTCATTAATTCTCTTAAAGTTGTGAAGAATAAAGATTTTTTATGTTCAACTATAATTGTGGCTGCAACAAATTTAGGGATCTTTTCATTTACCATGATGGGCCCCTTTCTTATTCAAGATATTATGGGTAAAAGTGAGGTTTTTTATGGACAAATGGCTTTATTAGTTGGCCTTGTATATATGTTAGGTGCATTTGCGAGCCGTTTTGTGATAAAGTATTTTGAAGGGCAAAAAATCATTCATTTGATTTCAACCCTTTTGCTCATAATGGGAATATTAATGGTTCTTCTTTCGTTTATTTTTCCACTTTCCATTTTTTTATTTATGCTTTCATCTTGCATGGTCGCATTCGCTTCAGGTATTCTATATCCCTATTTAGTTTCGATTATGTTTGCTCCATTTAAAAATTTAGCTGGGACAGTCAGTTCAAATTATGGAGTTATCTCATATACATTTTCAGGACTTGTCACAATATTTACAGGTTATCTTGTCATCACATCCATTCGTGAAATTGCATATACTTATGCAATGGTTGGAATTATAACTTATATCGCTATGAAAGTTATGTATTATTTACCTTCAAGAATTTAACAGTTTTATAAAAAAATTTATTTTTAATATAGTATATTAATTAACGCTGGGAAAGAAAAAATATATGTGTAATTATATAAATTTTCGCAATCTATCGTAAATAAATTTATAATTTCACAAATTTTTTAATAATTATTACTTTTTGCGCTGAATCTGAATCTAATACAAATAATAGTTTTTCTAAACTTTATTTTTCAGAACAAAATGGATTGCATATTTTGTCAGAAGTGGAACAGCAAAATGGAAATAAATATTTCATTTTGTCTGCCGAAGTGAATCCTTACAAACGCTCCATATCAATCGTTCGTTCTGAGTATGATTTTTCACGTAGCTAAAAAGTTTCTGTTGCGGCAAAAAGTGAAAATGCCATGTTTGCTATTAATGGTGGTTTTATTAAAATATTTAATGAACAGAGTCATTCTCTACTAAATAAGTATTTACAAACGAATAATTTAAATTCAAATAGATTTTCATATTATGCATTGCCCAAAAAAACTTTAAAAATAAACAATACTTGGTATGGTACGAATACATCTTGGCACAGTGCGGTGGGGTGGAATATTATTGAAAAATATTAAGTTCTTTTCCAAATAAATATTTCTTTGTGCAAAAATTTGCACGCAGCGCTATGTGCCAACTTAAAAATTGTAATATTCTATTTGTGACATTGGGTGAAAGAGATGTGACAGAAAAGGAAAACATGGTGCTTCCATTCAGACTTGGGCAGAAATATTACACCAAAAAGGCTGCGAGAATGCAATTAATTTAGATGGAAGCGGCTCTTCCGCGCTTTATTTTTAGATGTTATTGTTGTTAAATTATATATTAAACTTTAATTAAGTTTTTATTTATATTGGATTATGTTCAAAATTATTGAACATATTTATGCTCTTTATCCAGTGCCTTGATATCGGATCATCAAAGGCACATAGATTAGGATGAAAATAATTAAAATTAAATACGCGACCAATCATATTTAACTCTTTACTAAGGGCTATAGATTGAAAACTTTGTTGATTACAAATAATTTGAGTTGGTTTTGGTTCAACCTGGTATTTATTATCAAGTGCACTTAAAAAACCGGGAATATTTGGATTGAAATTTATAGTGCAAAGAGCATTTAAAATTGCGCTTTTAACAAAATATTCCCCTGAAATTTTTTCTTTGGCAGGATCAAAACCAAAGTCATAGGGTTGAGTTGGAACAGTGTTATATATGCTTGCTGGGATAAATAAGAATTTATCATTCCCCATATTTTCTGCTTGAATTATGCTTTTAATTGAATAAACTTTTCTTAGATTTCCTTCGTTTGCAAAATTCTGGTGAGCTATTTTCACTCCTTCAACAAAAGAGAGGCATTTTTCATTAGCATCTCCATTAAAGCAATTACTTAAGCTTTTTGTACTGTAATCCATCAGTTTTTCATATTTTGAAATTAAAGTTTTTATATCTCCTCTGAGCGACATAGGAACAAAAATTTGTAATTGTTTGTCAGAAATTACATTTTCATAAAATTTGGTTAAATAGATTTTATTTTCTAAGTCCTGATGATATTGATTATTAAGATAATCAATGGCGTTTTTTGTTTCAGGAGTTAAAGGTTTTGTCCCATCATTTATCCCGTAGGAAGAATACTTTTCGATAGCTGGGTTAAAATAATATAAACTGTTTTGATTGTTGATATCGATTCCGCTCTGGAAGTCTCCCTGTGCATAAGAAATAATACTATCGATGATTTGATTGCAGGCTTGAATATTGTCTTTGCTGCAATTGTTAATGGGATATCCTGCTTCACTAGGCTTACCAAATATATGTGCAAGCTTTCTTGGGTCGCCGCCATTTTGTATGGCTCTCACAGTTAAGGTTGCGGATATTCCTTTTTGGGAAACGGCACTCTTAAATGCTTGAGTTATGCTTGCAATTCCAGATATACTTGCCTTAAAATTTGTATCAAACTCTGTTTTATCTTGAGCAGAATTGAAATTTAGCGTTACAGTTGTGATTAAACTAGCGCCAGCCTTACTATTTATTATAAATGAATCTCCACATATTTCAATAAATTTTTGTTGCGCAAGCGCTTTTGCAGCAGTCTGATTTAATAGATCGGTACCGTAGTCATCGGGTAGATCATAATTTGCATCTGCGGAGTAAGTTTGAATAAATGTAAAATTGTCTGTGTAACGTGAGTCAGTAACATCTTTTAAATAACTTGCATTTGCAGTTGCTGAAAACGATGCGTAAGAAATCTCAGCTCCAGCAGAAATATTAAGTACGGAAGAGAGATCTTTCAGTGAAACAGATCTTGAGAAATTAATTTGTCCTGATAAATTTCCGAATTTTATATTTTTGGGATCTTTATTGTTTTTAAAGCAATTAAACGACATAGGCATGCCAAAAACTTTTATCATACCGTTTCCAGGGGTCGAGTTATCAGTATTTGATGCTCTTATTTCCCCTATTTTTTTTATTTGTGTTTGCTCTTTTGCTAAAAGGGATAGTGGCAGAAACATGCAAACGGGAATATAAAGCTTTTTAAGCAGCTGCATCGCTATAATTCCTTTCAATATTTAAATTCAAGTTTGACGCTTGCTCTATTTAAAATTATTATTTGCCATGTGTCCAGAATTGTATTAATAATAAACAAAGTTTTATTTTAATATAAATTACTTATATATTGGTCGCTTTATATAAAACATATTTATAAATCAGAATTAAATCTGAAAAATGTTGCTTCTTTTTTATATATAATGTATTTAATTTATCTATTTTTTATTATGAAGGGGATTCTCAGTGAATGTGTCTGCTCAACTTGAAGTTTTAAAAAGACAAAAACAAAACCTTATCCAGAAAATTCCTGTAATAAAACATTTTTTTGTCGATCTTCAGTTTCCGCAGTCTGGTGAAAAAGTTTCTTTTTTGCCTATCCGCTGTTTTAGAGATTTTATCTTACATGAGCAATATTCGCATGAAAATTCAAATAATTTTAAAATATTTAACTCGAGCGGGAGTACAGGCAATAAGCCTTCACAACATATCTTTTCACATAAAGCATTGATTGATTATGAGCAAAATACCTGTGAAGGTTTTTTGTCTTTTTTAGAGCGAAACAATTTAAATAAAAACACGCCGATTGTATCTCTTGTACCATCTGTAAAAGATTGGCCGAATAGTTCTCTTTCTGCAATGATAAGTATGTTTGAAAGGAAAGGGCTCAATATCCTATGGTGTGATCTTGAGGAGTCTTTAGAAAATATTGTAAAATGTTTAAAAGATATTCAAACCCACTCTGCATGCGTTATTTTTGGCACTTCTTTTCATCATTTTATGCTTGCTCACCTGTCAAACTCTGAATTGAAAGAGCGTATGCAAGTTGAATTCTCCCGCCTTAAGCTATCGATCATAGATACAGGTGGAACCAAAGGCAGAACGCAGGCATTTACTCTCGAAGAAGGCTTAGCCATTCTAAAGAGTTTTTATAAAACCGAGACTCTAGACATCTTTTCTGAATATGGCATGTGTGAGCTAGGCTCTCAGGCTTGGTCGAGTCAAAAAATTCATGATGGGTCATTTCAATGCAATGAAACTTTACAACCATTTGCAGTTTCAATTGAGCAGAAATCAATTTTACCATTAAACGAAACTGGATTTTTGGCTTTTATAGATTCTGTTAATTATGAATCTTATGGAGCCATTATAACCGAAGATATTGGTTATTGTTTTGCGCATAATGCATTCAAGCTAATAGGTCGTGGTCCCGACTCCACTCTTAAAGGTTGTAGTTTGAACTTAAGAGCTATTTACAATTTTGAAAAGAAATCTCACAAACTTTTGATAGAAAATAATAACTTTAAAAATAAGCAGTTCGTTCTACATGAAATAATATCCCAATTAACAATGTGTGAATGGAATAGCACTGTCATCAACGATTTAGAACAGACTCTTGCCAGTATCGAAAAAGGTATCCCCACAGACAAGAATTATAAGAATAAAGATATTCTTATTATTTCAGCAGCAAATACTCCAATTGCTTGGGTTTATCCTTATCTTATTGCAGCTGAAAGTGGGGCGAAGTCAATCGTTATTAAGGTACCAAGCTTGCGTTTAGATGATTATTATTCTGGAGTTGTTTTAAAATATACTTACGATCTCATACGATTGATTGCCAATCTTTATGCTCAGGTTTATACTTATATCGATCAAGGTAAATCAATTGCCCATACTTTCAACGAGTATGATTTTGTTTTAACTTTTGGTAGCGAAGAAACCTTAACAACAATTTCAAAGCAAATTGATCCTTATAAAACAAGCTTTATTGGCAAAGGAGATATTAAAAACTCGTTGGTAGTAAATACTGTACTCCACGCTCCTAACTTGATTGCGCAAAACTGCAGCGTTTGGAATGGACGTGGGTGCTTAACTCCTGTTGCTTTGTTTTTAAATAGCGAAACAACTTGCTTTGAAAAGTGGGTAAAACTATTTGCATTTGATTTTGAAAATACTTTTATAGAGCGCGCAAAATTGGGGGAACCAGAATTCATCCGACAATTTTGTCATTCACACAATCTTTTATATGTATCTAGCCAAATACGAAATATTGGGATTGATATTCAAAAAGTTATACATAGAGGAAAAAGAACCTGTGTTATTGATTTATCAAGCTATACAGAAGACGAGTTGAATTCTTTTCATCCGGATTTTAGCTTTGGAGGGTGTGGATTTATATATATTTTTAATGAAAAGCTAAAATCTAGATTTACTGAGCTTAAAAGTTTAAATATTTTTCCTGAAATTCAGAATTTTTCTTTTTAATTTTTATCTTTTATATCTGGATCCTCGATGCCATATTTGGTTAATAGATTTTTATAAATTTCACTCTTCTTAAATTCTATGATATTATCATCAAATATTTTTTTATACTCTCCCGCTTTTTTACTTTTCATTGAAAATCCAACGTAATTTATATCTAAATTTAAAACTCCGGCTTGTTTCAAATTTTTTTGTAATTTTTTGTTCTTGATAAAATGCATTATGACGCCTTCGTTGTCACAAATGAAATCTAATCTATCCGCTAAGATCATCTTAATAATTTTTTCAGTAGCGTCTTCGCCAGAAATAATAGATACTTTACCGCTTTTTTTCTCTGTCTCGTTTTTAATATATTTGTCAAATTCAGGATTTATACTGGAATAGTCAAAGCCATTCTGAACTCCGAGTCGAAGATTCCCTATTGATTTTAGTCCGTTGAAACTCCACGGAGTGTTTTTTCGGGTAAAGCAGCTTATTTTGTACTTTATAAAAACATTATTTGAAAGAGTGATTTTACTATATTGGTTAGCCTCTATGATTGGAGTTAAATCATAACTTCCTCGTTCCAGTTCATTCACTGCTCTTTGCCAGGGCATGTATTCAAATGTCAACTTATGGCCGAATTTTTTATATATTTCAATTAAAACATCATTATTTAGTCCCTTAAGACCTTTGTTTTTTTCTGGAATGCAAATATAAGGGCAATACTCAACTGCAGTGACTTTAATAACGTCCGCAAAAAGATTAAAATGAAAGATTAAAAAGATAGAATAAAATATTATTTTTTTCATTACTCATTTATCCTTTTTTGATTTTAAGGTTTATTTTTTGCATCTTTATTGAACTTATTAAGTAATTGATTAATGATATTGTGTTTTTGTGACTCAGTAATACCAGTGTCTAAGATTTTTTTTATCAAATTTGCATTTCCAGTCTTTTTACTGATCATTACAAAATAATTTTGTTTTGGCATAACTACGTTTGGGATATAAGCAAGGTCATTTAAACTGATTAATCCTTTACTTGCTATGAAATTTACAACTTCAAGTTGCTCAATCGCAAAATCAAATCGGCCTATTTGCAGTTTTTGAAATAATAATTCTCTATTTGTGGAGCCTGAATCCATAATCACTTTATTTTCAAAATATTTGTAATTAAAACCTAAATATCCTCCAACAGTATAATTTTTAAAATCCTCTAATTTATTAATAATAGGTTTTTTCTTGAAACGTTTTTTTACATAAAATAAAACCATATTTGTTGAATAAAGCGGTTCTTCAGTGAAAAAGGCATACGCCTGTCTCTCTGGATTGATTGAAGCATTGGGAACGACATCGATATTCCCATTTTGTATTTCTGCCAGACACCTTTTCCAGGGAAGAAGAACATTTTCGGTTTTTATATTATTTTTCTTAAAAATTTTTTGGATTGTCTCAACTGCTACGCCCGTTATAGAATCTGTCCCTTTAGAATTGCCATTCTTGAGCATTAGATAGGGAGGTTTTAAGCCGTCTTCCCAACAGATAGTTACTTTTTTGAGCTCTGTCGAATAACATATGTTCGTTTGTATTAAAAAATATAGTATTGTGGTAAATTTTAAAATTGAGAAATGAATCATAAAGAAAATCCTACTCAAATTTAATACGAAATTTTCTTTCTATCATGTTTCTTATAAATGATTTTAATTTAATCTTGCACAAATGCGAAGATAAGAAACAAAAAAAGATCATACCTGTGATGATATGATCTTTTTTTGACTCTATTAAAAGTTTTGTAATTATGCCAAGTGCCCTTCAAGTGCGGTGAGATTGGCAGCAGTAATTTTCACGGGTAGAATCAATCCCATAATATTTCTCGGAGAATGTACTTTTACCAAGCGTCCTTCGTTAGAGCGGCCATACCAAGTGTTTTCATCTTTTCGATTTTTATAAAGAATGAGAACATCTCGAACTTTACCAATTTCTCCAAGATTTTGTCTTTCCGTTTCTTTCTTTTGGAGATCAAGTAAGATTTGCAGACGTCTGTCCTTAACATCTTCCGGAACTTGATCTTTAAAGCGTGTGGCAGGAGTCCCTTTACGAATTGAGTATTTAAAAGCATAAATAAAAGCATATTGCATTTCTTTTACGAGACTGAGTGTGTTTGCAAAATCTTCATCTGTTTCACCGGGAAAACCAACAATAATATCTGTGCTAAAAGCAATTTCAGGGCGTACATTGCGGATCCATTGTACGCGTTCAAAATATTCGGCCCGGGTATATTGGCGATTCATCCTGTCAAGAATGCGATCACTGCCTGATTGAACAGCTAGGTGAAAAGAATTTGTTACTTTAGGTAATTTTGCAAAGGCATCGGCAAGCTGCGGAGTAAAGTCGTGTGGGTTTGAAGTTGTAAAACGAATACGCTCTACTTCAGGAATATTGCTGACAGTGTGTAATAAATCCGCAAATGGGAGTTTTCCATTTGATGAATGAACATCTGCAGCACCAATAAGGTCAAGTCCGTAAGAATTTACATTTTGCCCTAGCAAAATAATTTCTTTAACTCCTTTTTTAACAAGGAAATTAATTTCATCTATAATTTCATTTTCAGGACGGCTTTTTTCTCTCCCGCGCGTATATGGTACAACACAGAATGTACAAAAGTTATTACAACCTTTTATAATGTTAACGTAACGAGTGACTTCATTTTTGTTTTCATCATAATAAGGAGGAATTACATCGATTGGAATGGAATAGCCTTGCTCTTTATTATCAAATTTAGTTAACACATAAGGTTTGTGCTTATGTGTTGTATATGTTTCTTCAGTTTTGCATTCAAGATCGTTTTTTTTAATTATTTTTTCAATTAATTGAGGCAATTCTTCAATTTGATCGGGACCAAAGATCATATCAATATAAGGAACTTCTTTGGCAAGGGCTTGTGACTCTGCTTGAGCCACACATCCTGCTACAGCAATAATAATATTAGGATTCGCTTCTTTTAAAGGTTTGATTTCGCCGAGACGACTGACCACTTTATGCCGTGCTTTTTCACGAATATGGCAAGTATTTAAAAGAATAAAATCTGCATCATTTAGGTTTTCAGTTGGCCTATAATTTAACGTACCAAGAAGTCCAAGCATGCGCTCAGAATCGGCAACATTCATTTGGCAACCCCAAGTTTGCATATATACTTTCTTTAAATAGGTCTCATTTTTTTCACCAACATTTGGATAATTGACTTGCGGTTTGTGCATATATTTAGCAAACAATGCTTCAGGTCCGCTAGCTATGGAGGTATCTAATGTAATTTTATTTTTAATTCCAAACATGATTGATCCTATTTAAAGTAACAAAGCAAAATTAACGTTTCTTTTGTTTTTTTAATTTTTCTTCTTTTTTTCTTTTCTTCATCCGGTTGATTTCCGCAAGATCGGCTGAGCTCAGTCCACCGCCCATTCCGCCGGGCATAGAAGGCGAGCCACCGCCACCAAACATATTTGCCAATCCGCCCATGCCTCCACCAGGCATACCGCCGCCACCCATCATCTTTGCCATTTTCGCCATATTTGCCATTTGATTTAGCTGTCCAAGCCCTGGAATTTTAGAGAGTATTCCCCCTCCACCGAGCCCCATACCGCTCATCATCTGCATCATTTGTCGCATTTGCATGAACTGATCGACGAGATCTTTTACTTCTTTTTCACTGTGCGCAGAGCCTTTGGCAATACGGGCAATACGACCGCGTGCTGATTGTGATTTTTGTATAAGGAGAAGATCTGGGGTTTCACGTTCTTGTACAGTCATCGATTGAACAATTGCACCTTTACGAGTCAGATCTTTATCTTTGACTTTGTCCATATCCTTCTCGGAAATTTGTCCAGCAAGAGGGGTTTTGGCAATTATGTCTTTAATAGGACCCATTTTTCCAATTGTCCCTATCATTTCAAGAAAGTCATTGAAGTCGAAATGACCTTCCATCATGCGATTTGCACTTTTTTCGGCTTTTTCAACGTCAATAGCTTTGCCAAAATCGTCCATCAAACCGACGACATCGCCCATGCCTAGGATACGGCCTGCCATACCGTCTGGACGGAACTCTTCGAGTTTTTCGAGGGATTCGCCTGTACCGACAAATAAGATGTTTTTACCGGTGACTTTCTTTACAGAAAGAGCTGCTCCGCCGCGGGTATCACCATCTAATTTAGTTAAAATAACTCCCGATAAATTGAGGCGTTGATCGAACGATGAAGCTGTGCGTACGGCATCTTGTCCAATCATAGAGTCAATCACGAGAAGGATATTTTGCGGATTGACTTTCGCTTTTATGGATTCGAGTTCAGTCATGAGATTGTTATCGATTGCAAGGCGTCCTGCGGTATCGATAATGACAAGATCTAGCCATTCGCTGCGGGCAAATTCAATTCCTTTTTCTGCAATTTCAACCGCATCATTGGTATCTAAGGAAAAGACGGGGACATTGATTTTATCCCCTAATATTTTCAACTGATCGCGGGCTGCTGGGCGGTAGACATCGGCGGCAACAAGCAGCGGTCTCATTTTGTGACGCTCTGCTAATAGCTTAGCTAATTTCGCTGCATGGGTCGTTTTTCCTGCGCCCTGTAGGCCAACGAGCAATATAACTGTTGGCCCTTTGGTGTTTTTAATAATTTCTGTTTGATTACCGCCTAAAAAGTCAACGAGTTCGTCATGACAAGTCTTTATAAAATGATCTCCAGCTGAGACCTTTTGACCTGACTTTGCCTTGAGTTGAACGACTTCATCGAGGGCTTTTCCGCGGACGTTTTCGAGAAATTGTTTAGTTACTTTAAGATCGACATCAGCATCGAGAAGCGATCTTTTAATTGCATCAAGCGCTGGCGATATATTTTCATCAGTCAAGCGGGTTTGCCCCTTAAGCTTGAGAGATGCGTCTTTAAATCCTTGGGTGACTAAGTCAAACATTTTTGTAACCTTTCCACAAAAAATCAACTACAAACGTGATTCTATAACTCTCGCAATAGGCAAAGGTCAATGTAAATTCACGCATACTCTTAGCAGTGGTTTTGCAGCTAGAGCTTTGCTAGGCTGAACAGAAATCGCACTGGAGACATTTAAAAGACTCTGGTATTCAGAGCATGTGCAAAGACAACGCACTTATTAAGGAGAATGAATTATGTCTGATATCGTATTCGTATTTCCAGGGCAAGGAAGCCAAACCGTTGGAATGGGTAAAGAAATCTCAGAGCAATTTCAGGAGTTTAAGGAGACATTGCAAGAAGCTTCCGATTCACTTGGTTTTAACATGGAACGCCTGTGTTTTGAAGATCCTGAAGCGAAATTAAATTTAACTGAATTCACGCAACCCGCTATTTTGGCAATTAGTATAGCTACATTGCGTGTTTTACAAAAAAGGGCAGGAGTCAATCCCACTCTTGTTGCTGGCCATAGTTTAGGTGAATATTCGGCTCTTGTTTCTTTAGGTGCCCTTGATTTTTCCGACGCCTTGCGTGCTGTACACTTTAGAGGTCAAGCGATGCAGCGTGCTGTTCCAGTGGGTGTTGGAGCAATGGCAGCTTATTTGGGCAATTCTGGCGAACTTATTCCTGCAATTTGTAAAGAAGTTTCTACGAATGATTGCAAAGTTGAAGTTGTTAATTTCAATTCCCCTGGGCAGCTCGTTTTAAGTGGACATAAAAATGCAGTGGCAAAAGTATGCGAAGAGGTTTCCGCAAGGAAATTAGGAAGAGCAAAAGAGCTCCCTGTCAGTGCGCCTTTTCATTC is a genomic window containing:
- a CDS encoding substrate-binding periplasmic protein translates to MIHFSILKFTTILYFLIQTNICYSTELKKVTICWEDGLKPPYLMLKNGNSKGTDSITGVAVETIQKIFKKNNIKTENVLLPWKRCLAEIQNGNIDVVPNASINPERQAYAFFTEEPLYSTNMVLFYVKKRFKKKPIINKLEDFKNYTVGGYLGFNYKYFENKVIMDSGSTNRELLFQKLQIGRFDFAIEQLEVVNFIASKGLISLNDLAYIPNVVMPKQNYFVMISKKTGNANLIKKILDTGITESQKHNIINQLLNKFNKDAKNKP
- a CDS encoding multidrug effflux MFS transporter — protein: MVILFLVPISQVSIDIYSPSLPKIVTSLSTDSSAVQKTVSLFLISLGLGQFFYGPISDRFGRKKALLYGMIIFTISSIMCVFAESIEFLILARFIQGFSSASIAVLSKAVSVDLYTGVELMKATAWVGLVWGVSPIIAPVIGAYLDKFGGWRLPFIALSIYGFISCIVILLFMQETNTSPQNLNIKKILINSLKVVKNKDFLCSTIIVAATNLGIFSFTMMGPFLIQDIMGKSEVFYGQMALLVGLVYMLGAFASRFVIKYFEGQKIIHLISTLLLIMGILMVLLSFIFPLSIFLFMLSSCMVAFASGILYPYLVSIMFAPFKNLAGTVSSNYGVISYTFSGLVTIFTGYLVITSIREIAYTYAMVGIITYIAMKVMYYLPSRI
- the miaB gene encoding tRNA (N6-isopentenyl adenosine(37)-C2)-methylthiotransferase MiaB produces the protein MFGIKNKITLDTSIASGPEALFAKYMHKPQVNYPNVGEKNETYLKKVYMQTWGCQMNVADSERMLGLLGTLNYRPTENLNDADFILLNTCHIREKARHKVVSRLGEIKPLKEANPNIIIAVAGCVAQAESQALAKEVPYIDMIFGPDQIEELPQLIEKIIKKNDLECKTEETYTTHKHKPYVLTKFDNKEQGYSIPIDVIPPYYDENKNEVTRYVNIIKGCNNFCTFCVVPYTRGREKSRPENEIIDEINFLVKKGVKEIILLGQNVNSYGLDLIGAADVHSSNGKLPFADLLHTVSNIPEVERIRFTTSNPHDFTPQLADAFAKLPKVTNSFHLAVQSGSDRILDRMNRQYTRAEYFERVQWIRNVRPEIAFSTDIIVGFPGETDEDFANTLSLVKEMQYAFIYAFKYSIRKGTPATRFKDQVPEDVKDRRLQILLDLQKKETERQNLGEIGKVRDVLILYKNRKDENTWYGRSNEGRLVKVHSPRNIMGLILPVKITAANLTALEGHLA
- the fabD gene encoding ACP S-malonyltransferase → MSDIVFVFPGQGSQTVGMGKEISEQFQEFKETLQEASDSLGFNMERLCFEDPEAKLNLTEFTQPAILAISIATLRVLQKRAGVNPTLVAGHSLGEYSALVSLGALDFSDALRAVHFRGQAMQRAVPVGVGAMAAYLGNSGELIPAICKEVSTNDCKVEVVNFNSPGQLVLSGHKNAVAKVCEEVSARKLGRAKELPVSAPFHSSLMQPAANEMAVFLSKIPLRAFSGKIVANVDAKLHTAQSYSHETLVKQIANAVLWTQSLAILQDAAPQSIWVEVGPGKVLQGLTKKTYETVNCLGTQDLTSLKSTIETLSK
- the ffh gene encoding signal recognition particle protein, giving the protein MFDLVTQGFKDASLKLKGQTRLTDENISPALDAIKRSLLDADVDLKVTKQFLENVRGKALDEVVQLKAKSGQKVSAGDHFIKTCHDELVDFLGGNQTEIIKNTKGPTVILLVGLQGAGKTTHAAKLAKLLAERHKMRPLLVAADVYRPAARDQLKILGDKINVPVFSLDTNDAVEIAEKGIEFARSEWLDLVIIDTAGRLAIDNNLMTELESIKAKVNPQNILLVIDSMIGQDAVRTASSFDQRLNLSGVILTKLDGDTRGGAALSVKKVTGKNILFVGTGESLEKLEEFRPDGMAGRILGMGDVVGLMDDFGKAIDVEKAEKSANRMMEGHFDFNDFLEMIGTIGKMGPIKDIIAKTPLAGQISEKDMDKVKDKDLTRKGAIVQSMTVQERETPDLLLIQKSQSARGRIARIAKGSAHSEKEVKDLVDQFMQMRQMMQMMSGMGLGGGGILSKIPGLGQLNQMANMAKMAKMMGGGGMPGGGMGGLANMFGGGGSPSMPGGMGGGLSSADLAEINRMKKRKKEEKLKKQKKR
- a CDS encoding substrate-binding periplasmic protein, giving the protein MKKIIFYSIFLIFHFNLFADVIKVTAVEYCPYICIPEKNKGLKGLNNDVLIEIYKKFGHKLTFEYMPWQRAVNELERGSYDLTPIIEANQYSKITLSNNVFIKYKISCFTRKNTPWSFNGLKSIGNLRLGVQNGFDYSSINPEFDKYIKNETEKKSGKVSIISGEDATEKIIKMILADRLDFICDNEGVIMHFIKNKKLQKNLKQAGVLNLDINYVGFSMKSKKAGEYKKIFDDNIIEFKKSEIYKNLLTKYGIEDPDIKDKN